A part of Candidatus Moraniibacteriota bacterium genomic DNA contains:
- a CDS encoding bifunctional phosphoglucose/phosphomannose isomerase → MTEITQNADPSHFRKMLLEAPGQFRVGLDLGKSVSISGNYTSIEISGMGGSALPGNLLRVYLAEHFRQFDGKHPIAIYQNRFYGLPHEAYQEGCLNFICSYSGNTEETVAAFEEAIENKLPSIGISAGGTIEELCQKYGIPHIKLPIPFENFQPRVGTGYFFGAIFGVLAQLGMVMDTCDDIAKEAESLSLEMAHLEEQGKRLAEKIAGKTPVVYSDTRYKSVAMIWKIKMNENAKTPAFWNFFPELNHNEMVGFTNPQGKFFLIMLLDSEGSPQMRKRFEVTAQILENRGISSETVDMGEGSVFTKMFRMIFLGDWASYHLALRYGVDPTPVDMVEELKKLLV, encoded by the coding sequence ATGACAGAAATAACACAGAATGCCGATCCGTCTCATTTCCGAAAGATGCTTCTTGAAGCGCCTGGGCAGTTTCGTGTTGGGCTCGATCTTGGGAAGTCAGTCTCTATATCGGGGAACTATACGTCGATAGAAATTTCCGGTATGGGAGGCTCGGCATTGCCGGGGAATCTCCTTCGCGTCTATTTGGCGGAACATTTTCGCCAGTTTGATGGGAAACACCCGATTGCCATTTATCAAAATCGTTTTTATGGACTTCCACATGAAGCATACCAGGAAGGGTGTCTGAATTTCATCTGTTCCTACTCTGGCAATACCGAGGAAACCGTTGCGGCGTTTGAGGAAGCGATTGAAAATAAACTTCCATCTATTGGCATATCGGCAGGAGGCACAATAGAGGAACTGTGTCAGAAGTATGGCATTCCACATATCAAGTTGCCAATTCCTTTTGAGAATTTCCAGCCACGTGTCGGAACAGGATATTTCTTTGGAGCGATATTTGGAGTTTTGGCACAGCTTGGAATGGTGATGGATACCTGTGATGATATTGCGAAAGAGGCAGAATCGCTTTCTCTTGAAATGGCTCATCTTGAAGAGCAGGGAAAGCGTCTTGCGGAGAAGATAGCTGGCAAGACTCCGGTTGTGTATTCGGATACGCGATACAAATCTGTCGCTATGATCTGGAAGATAAAGATGAATGAAAATGCAAAGACTCCGGCATTTTGGAATTTTTTCCCCGAACTCAATCACAATGAAATGGTTGGCTTCACGAATCCTCAGGGGAAGTTCTTTCTCATCATGTTGCTCGATAGCGAGGGGAGTCCGCAGATGCGGAAGCGGTTTGAGGTGACAGCGCAGATTCTTGAGAATCGCGGCATCTCATCGGAAACAGTGGATATGGGTGAGGGAAGCGTCTTTACAAAAATGTTTCGCATGATTTTTCTTGGCGATTGGGCGTCGTATCATCTCGCGCTTCGCTATGGTGTTGATCCAACACCAGTTGATATGGTGGAGGAACTCAAAAAATTGCTCGTATAA
- the secG gene encoding preprotein translocase subunit SecG — MRVLVIVQVIVALLLIVSILLQSRGDGMSISASGGNYYAKRGFEKFLLYASAGLAFLFVFLAGLNAYLTQKF, encoded by the coding sequence ATGCGAGTTCTCGTTATTGTCCAGGTGATTGTCGCGCTTCTCCTCATTGTTTCGATACTTTTGCAGAGTCGCGGAGATGGTATGAGTATTTCTGCAAGTGGAGGGAATTACTATGCTAAACGAGGCTTCGAAAAATTCCTGCTCTATGCGTCAGCGGGTCTTGCCTTTTTGTTTGTTTTCCTTGCGGGGCTCAATGCGTATCTCACGCAGAAATTCTAG
- the rodA gene encoding rod shape-determining protein RodA, giving the protein MLRRFFQGDWVLLSAAYLLLGVGLLTIYSLSGGFPQQNIFVRQMIFAALGTIALVSFPLFDYRHLSKLSTPLYFLTGGILTFVLIFGSTIRGTSGWIQFFGFQFQPVEFSKIVLIIFLASFISQKRSELGDFVRLFASFVLTSILIFLVLKQPDLGSALVLAGIWFFMVIVSGIRRQHLLILGTFFVVVISVGWFFLAPYQKDRISTFLHPDQDRQGSGYNVFQALVAVGSGGVSGKGLGHGSQSQFQFLPERHTDFIYAVVSEELGFIGAALVLFLFGVLLFRIVGAALLARDNFGYLLGMGIASMIFIQTTVNIGMNIGVLPVTGIPLPLMSYGGSSLISVFLGIAIVQNIVSRRKEYESHEWSGM; this is encoded by the coding sequence ATGCTCCGACGATTCTTCCAGGGGGATTGGGTGTTGCTCTCGGCGGCGTATTTGTTGCTTGGGGTGGGACTCCTCACTATATATAGTCTGTCGGGCGGATTTCCGCAGCAAAATATCTTTGTGCGGCAGATGATTTTTGCAGCACTTGGAACAATTGCCTTGGTGTCGTTTCCACTCTTCGATTATCGGCATCTGTCGAAGTTGAGCACGCCACTCTATTTTCTCACAGGAGGAATTCTTACCTTCGTGTTGATTTTCGGTAGTACGATACGAGGGACGTCTGGATGGATACAGTTTTTTGGATTCCAGTTTCAGCCGGTGGAATTCTCGAAAATTGTGCTCATTATCTTCTTGGCAAGCTTTATCTCGCAGAAGCGCAGTGAATTGGGAGATTTTGTTCGACTTTTTGCTTCTTTTGTATTAACGTCGATTCTCATATTTTTAGTGTTGAAGCAACCTGACCTTGGAAGCGCATTGGTCTTGGCGGGAATTTGGTTTTTCATGGTAATCGTTTCTGGCATACGAAGACAACATCTTTTGATACTTGGTACATTTTTTGTGGTGGTAATATCTGTTGGCTGGTTCTTTCTTGCCCCATATCAGAAAGACAGAATTTCTACATTTCTTCATCCTGATCAGGATCGACAGGGAAGCGGGTACAATGTTTTTCAGGCGCTCGTTGCCGTGGGGTCTGGCGGTGTGAGTGGGAAGGGCTTGGGACATGGATCGCAATCACAGTTCCAATTCTTACCGGAGCGACATACAGACTTCATTTATGCCGTTGTGTCGGAAGAGCTTGGATTTATCGGTGCCGCATTGGTGTTATTTCTTTTTGGAGTACTTCTCTTTCGTATCGTTGGAGCAGCGCTTCTTGCGCGGGACAATTTTGGATATTTGCTTGGCATGGGAATTGCCTCTATGATATTCATACAAACGACCGTTAATATCGGTATGAATATTGGCGTTCTCCCGGTGACAGGTATACCACTTCCACTCATGAGCTATGGAGGAAGTTCGCTCATCTCAGTGTTTCTTGGTATCGCTATCGTGCAAAATATCGTCTCGAGACGAAAGGAATACGAATCTCACGAATGGTCTGGTATGTAG